Below is a window of Leptospiraceae bacterium DNA.
AGAAGACACCTCACCGAGTTCTGGATGCTCGAAGCAGAGACGGCAAATTATCACAATGAGGAAAATATCAATCTACAAGAAGATTTTATTCGCAAAATTGTAACGGATACTGTCAATTCGTCGCTAGGACATTTAAAAATTCTAGAGCGTGAGCCAGAAACAATATTAGGATATGTGAATAGACCTTTCAAGAGAATTTTATATAACGAAGCAATAGAAATTCTAAAATCAAAAGGGGAAGGTATAGAATGGGGAGAAGACATCAATGCAGAGAGAGAATATATTTTAACGACTTATTTTGATGGTCCCGTATTCGTAATGAATTATCCAAGATCAATCAAAGCATTTTATATGAAGCAAAACCCACAAGATGAGCGAACTGTTTTATGTGCTGATTTAATTGCTCCGGAGGGAGTTGGAGAAATCATCGGCGGATCAGAGCGGGAAGAAAATTACGATAAAATTGTAGAGCGGCTAAGAGAAGAAAACCTCCCAGTAGAAAGCTATTCCTGGTATTTAGACTTGAGAAAATACGGCTCCGTTCCTCACGCGGGCTTTGGTTTAGGCTTAGAACGATTAGTCGCCTGGATCTGTGGACTTCCTCACGTTAGAGAATGCATTCCATTTCCAAGACTTATGGGTAGACTTTATCCTTAACTGATTTCTGTCGAGTATGGAATTGGTTTAGAGCCTTTCGTATCAAGATTAAAATCAATCTCTAAATCAATTTCATTCGAAAAAAGAGATTCAATTTCTTTTCGAAATTGTTTCTCTGCGGCAAAAGAAAATGGGTGTAGTCTGCGAATAGATAATTGAAGGCTTAAATCCTTTCTTTGCCTGTATTCATATTGGAGAATAGGGTAACGCTTCATTATCCGCGTAAGATCAACTGGATTGACTAACTGATTTTTCTTATTGTAAAATAAAACCTGTCTTCGCATTTCCATTTCATAGAGTCTGGGAGTAGGGTCACCGCAGGAACAGGTTTCAAATTTCAATTTGGCTCTATCTCCTGTTTTGTAGCGGAGTAGAGGTATAAAGGGATTACGCCCTCCTGTTATTGTGATTTCACCCAGCTTATGCTCTTCAAGAGAATCTCCCGATTCATCAGTAATCTCCAAAAAAATATCCGTTGGCAGAATATGAAATTCTTCTGGATGAAGAGGACAACTGTAAGCTAAAGGTCCTGTATCGTTGAGCGAATAATAATCAATTACCTTTGTATCAAAAGTATTTACTAATTTCTCTCTTAAAGCAAAACTCATTTCCATCGAAGTAGAAACAAGGGCAGCAGGTTTATATTTTAAATCTATTTGTAGCATTTTGGAAAAAGCAAATGGATCTCCGGTTAGAAATTCGGGCGTGAAATCATCTAGATAAATCTTTGGGCTTTCTTCTTTTCGCCACGAGCTTTTATCTAAATTAATCTTTGCAAAACCAGTTCCGTTTAACATTGGCACCACTGTAGAGTATACAGCAGTTTCTTTCTGAGCGCAGACCAGCATACATCCAACATTATCCTTTGTGAATTTTGGATTCACTTTATGTCTTTCCAATGCAAAGAGTAAGAGTGGAGTATAACAACCAATAGCCATTGGATGATTGGGAGTTATAATAGGATGTCCCGTTGTGCCAGAAGTGGAATTCACGATTAGCCGCTCTAGGGAAATAGTTAGAGGAACTATTTTTTCAAGAGAAACAGCCAGATCTTCTCTAGACATACATTTGATTTTTGAAAAATCTTTTCGAATGTCAATTCCTTTGGTATTTTCTTTAAATAGAATTACATTCTCTTTTAATCTTTCAATCCAGATTAAAAATTCTTCTGAAATTTTATTTCCTGACTTCCTATCGGTATGAAGTCTTTCTTTAAAATCATTGATTTGAATTACATCTTCTTCGTTTAATCTGTCTCCACAGGTGTAATTCCAAATAGGCGAATGCTCATGCTCTTTTAGTTTTTGGTAAAGCCCCATATATTCCTGTTTCATGAGCGGCAAACGGCTCTTAACTTCTTCTGGTATATTCATTCTCTGTTCCATTTTGAAGCAGCTTCTTCTGCTTCCTGTCTAGCAATCGCTTCTCTAAGTTCCTGTGCTCTTTTTTGAGCAGCCTTACTTTCTTCGATTAATTTTTGTCGCTCGATTGAATTAACCGTTGTTAGCCTGTCTTGCGCATGATTGTCAGTTTCGCCTTTTGGTTTTAAATTTAATTCTTTCAAGCAAAATCGAACTAGCTCTTCCCTTCGTTCTGAATCTAAGACAAACTCTTTTGCTTCCACAACGTTTGCTAAATCTTTTAACTTCACACCCAATAGTTCTTTTGTTTGATTCCCAAATTTATTTGCAGAAGTAAACCATGAATCACCAAGTAAATACGAACTGATTAGAACTAATTGGAGATAATTCTGATTTTGCGCTGAATGCTTCATTTGAAAGGATTCATAAATCTTACGCGGATCTTCAGAAGCACCTAAATCAAATAGTAAATCATTAACGACAGCTCCAACGAAAATTTCCCCCGCATAATTCTTAGGAGACGAAAGCAAAACAGGAGGTCTAAAAAATTGCTCAGGGCAGTTTTGTAGTCTTTGTAGTAAATAGAATAAATCAGGACCGTTATCCATTATACTTCCCCATATTTCTTTTTACTAAATTCTCTTGCAAATACAACAAGTGCCGCCCAATCGTTTACTCTGTGTATATCCCAACCTTGCTTACTGGCGGCTACTAAGTCTTTAGTTTTTTTCCAATCACTGTAAAGATTTAACACAAACGTTCCTCCTGCACCACAATTTTTCAAACTCATTTCGGAAATATTCCAACCGGAATTATTCTTCTCATCCTTGTCAAACATGGTCGTAACCCCCTCATCCGATACAACTAAGATATGGACTTTTCTTGCATTGGGCTTTCTATCTTTATAAGTATCTCGTAATATATGAATGGGAAATGCAGTAGAGCCTCCCAAATAACCAGTGATGATTTTTAGTATTTGTTTTTCATCTGAGATAAATCCATCGGTTGTAATAAATTCTCTCGTTCCACTCCAAAGAGTTGCCTGCACGCGTGCTCCTACACGAAGAGCGGATAATGTGATGATAGTCCCTGCAAGCGCTAGAAAAGAGATATTACTTTTTGGATTTGGCATAGAACCAGAACAGTCAATATATATATCTAAATCAATTGGTTCTTTTTCTGGCAAGGAACCTTCCGCATAACCGTAAGTTTGCTCTACCGTTGTAAATCCTGGAATTACTACAGGACTTCTCATCGCTGTCTGAAACCAATCTATGTTTTCAATCGGTGAGCTAATATCCCATATATCAACTCCTTCCATCAAAGGCTCTTTTGAAACCGGGTTTTCCTTAATAGGAAATGGAATCAAATAAGGAGCCGCTCTTTCTTTATAATATTGAATTGTAATTTCTTCTTCTGTCATTTTAAGACCGAGAGCTTTCAAAATTTGTCCATATTGGAATGGCTCTCTGTGCTGTCCGCTGCTTCCGCCAGTTACAGAGCTATCAGAAGGATTACTATGATTATCCTCATCGAAGGCAGGATGCTTACAGTCAGTTAGCTCTCCATCTTCAATTTCAGTTAGTCCACTTGGAAAATCAGCCCCGAGACCTGCTTCACTTGCATCAAGCCATACACTCATTATGCGCTTTATTTCCTTCCCGCCATCTTTGATTAAATAGGGAAGGCATAAAGCCGCAAATCTTCCCGCACCTCTTAGCCAGTCTTTCGAAAAGCTTCGTATGATTCGATTTCCAAATTGTGCATCTCCTTCCAAAGCAGAATCCATTTCTCCTTTAGCGAGACTACTATTAGTTAATCCCCAGAGAATTTCATAGATTCTCATGTAAAATGTCCACAATTTATCGTTCGAGTTGTCACCGATTTTTGCGTAGACTTCCTCCATTTTTAATCCATATTCTCTTTTTAGTTTGTCGTTTATTAGTAAATCCGAATATAGATTTGATACAAGCGGGGCTAAATGCTCATAGCCGGGTAATGCTCTTTGGATACGGGCAATTATGCGCGCATTATCTGTTAGATCAGCAGGGCAGTAAACATGATGTCCAATTTCGTGGCACATAATTTCTAACGGATAATTTTCTAACTTGTTTTCTATTACCATTCGAATACTGATTACGACTGCATGATCGTCTAAACGTATCATGGCAAAGCTTGACGATAAGTATTCCGTATTCTCTTCTTCCTTTGTAATGCAAAAATGAGGAGCGGATAATTTTAAATATTTGCTCCAAGTCTCAATTGCTTGGGGCCAGAGGGCAAGCCATTTCTCTTTTAAATCAATTGCTTCTTGCAGTTTTGCGTTTGAGTTTGGCATTTTTATCTAACCAAGTCCTAGAACAAATATGCAGTGAGAGTAGGGACTCGAAGCACAGCAAGTAAATTCATTGCTCGCTATGCTAGAATAATTAACAAGCGGAGAATAGTTAATAG
It encodes the following:
- the asnS gene encoding asparagine--tRNA ligase translates to MNLYDLSKYLNQSISLSGWVHAKRGNNKIQFLQIRNSGKIIQVVCEKEKLGEVAFEKIKALPQETSIDLKGTLVVSEKSELGYEIILGSYNIVGDSHDYPITPKEHGPDFLHNNRHLWLRSKRQLSILQIRNELSFQIRKYFHENHYVLIDTPILTGSVGESAGTLFETEYFDEGKAYLAQTGQLYLETAIFAHTQVYCFGPTFRAEKSKTRRHLTEFWMLEAETANYHNEENINLQEDFIRKIVTDTVNSSLGHLKILEREPETILGYVNRPFKRILYNEAIEILKSKGEGIEWGEDINAEREYILTTYFDGPVFVMNYPRSIKAFYMKQNPQDERTVLCADLIAPEGVGEIIGGSEREENYDKIVERLREENLPVESYSWYLDLRKYGSVPHAGFGLGLERLVAWICGLPHVRECIPFPRLMGRLYP
- a CDS encoding VWA domain-containing protein, with the translated sequence MPNSNAKLQEAIDLKEKWLALWPQAIETWSKYLKLSAPHFCITKEEENTEYLSSSFAMIRLDDHAVVISIRMVIENKLENYPLEIMCHEIGHHVYCPADLTDNARIIARIQRALPGYEHLAPLVSNLYSDLLINDKLKREYGLKMEEVYAKIGDNSNDKLWTFYMRIYEILWGLTNSSLAKGEMDSALEGDAQFGNRIIRSFSKDWLRGAGRFAALCLPYLIKDGGKEIKRIMSVWLDASEAGLGADFPSGLTEIEDGELTDCKHPAFDEDNHSNPSDSSVTGGSSGQHREPFQYGQILKALGLKMTEEEITIQYYKERAAPYLIPFPIKENPVSKEPLMEGVDIWDISSPIENIDWFQTAMRSPVVIPGFTTVEQTYGYAEGSLPEKEPIDLDIYIDCSGSMPNPKSNISFLALAGTIITLSALRVGARVQATLWSGTREFITTDGFISDEKQILKIITGYLGGSTAFPIHILRDTYKDRKPNARKVHILVVSDEGVTTMFDKDEKNNSGWNISEMSLKNCGAGGTFVLNLYSDWKKTKDLVAASKQGWDIHRVNDWAALVVFAREFSKKKYGEV